A region of Micromonospora sp. WMMD882 DNA encodes the following proteins:
- a CDS encoding UTP--glucose-1-phosphate uridylyltransferase, whose translation MSEHRANPSTAPTSTGRSRAVKAVIPAAGLATRFLPATKAVPKELLPVVDRPVLQYIVEEAAQAGIDDVLLITGRGKTSMVDHFDRRPDLEARLEAKGDEERLAAVRRPGELADIYTVRQPEQLGLGHAVGYAEAHVGDQPFAVLLGDEFVKPTEPLLPAMLELQARTGGIVLAFFEVDPAETKRYGIASVEPAEAELTDIGEVVKVTGMVEKPKPEDAPSNLAVLGRYVLPGTIFDAIRRTGPGSGGEIQLTDAMELLRGEGTPVHAIVYRGTRYDTGMPLGYLQTVVQLACEREDLGKEFRAWLGEFVASDASGGPNT comes from the coding sequence ATGTCGGAGCATCGCGCGAACCCTTCAACGGCGCCCACCTCGACCGGCCGGTCCCGGGCGGTCAAGGCTGTCATCCCGGCCGCCGGTCTGGCCACCCGGTTTCTGCCCGCGACCAAGGCGGTGCCCAAGGAGCTGCTGCCGGTGGTCGACCGGCCGGTGTTGCAGTACATCGTCGAGGAGGCCGCCCAGGCCGGCATCGACGACGTCCTGCTGATCACCGGCCGGGGCAAGACCTCGATGGTCGACCACTTCGACCGCCGGCCGGACCTGGAGGCCCGGCTGGAGGCCAAGGGCGACGAGGAACGGCTGGCCGCCGTCAGACGCCCCGGCGAGCTGGCCGACATCTACACCGTACGGCAGCCGGAGCAGCTCGGTCTGGGCCACGCCGTCGGGTACGCCGAGGCGCACGTCGGCGACCAGCCGTTCGCGGTGCTGCTCGGCGACGAGTTCGTCAAGCCGACCGAGCCGCTGCTGCCGGCCATGCTGGAGCTCCAGGCCCGCACCGGCGGCATCGTGCTGGCCTTCTTCGAGGTCGACCCCGCCGAGACCAAGCGGTACGGCATCGCCTCGGTGGAGCCGGCCGAGGCGGAGCTCACCGACATCGGCGAGGTCGTCAAGGTGACCGGCATGGTGGAGAAGCCCAAGCCGGAGGACGCCCCGAGCAACCTCGCCGTCCTCGGCCGGTACGTGCTGCCCGGCACGATCTTCGACGCGATCCGCCGTACCGGGCCGGGCAGCGGCGGCGAGATCCAGTTGACCGACGCGATGGAGCTGCTGCGCGGCGAGGGCACACCGGTGCACGCCATCGTCTACCGGGGCACCCGCTACGACACCGGCATGCCGCTCGGCTACCTCCAGACCGTCGTCCAGCTCGCCTGCGAGCGGGAGGACCTCGGCAAGGAGTTCCGCGCCTGGCTGGGCGAGTTCGTCGCCTCCGACGCGTCGGGCGGTCCTAATACATGA
- a CDS encoding diguanylate cyclase, which produces MTLRGRLTAAFLAVVLGPVLLGAFFVATTLATVDHQRSAERLGLAAGAVRTSVDALCQQLRAAADAVALSGADPAARAEAAAQVVRRGLAAAVLVTDATGRSVQATPDAPPRPWADCVGPGPTNDGTVRALTVEVELRDPTGVALGRVAAVQAVDPGFVARLAAVTGVEVTLLAGPAGIAQTTEDPGVRDEVLAAVAPAGDDRITSAGGGRQVRRVGPAPGQPLPLVLSAGDGPPPGRYAGLVAAVLLAGLLAVLTAWRLARVTTRPLVELAHAADRVAGGDLTTRVPVRAADEIGRLAAAFNRMTRETRSYVTALTSSRDQLRGHLSVLGDTLASTHDLDRILRVILHSALAATGAQAGAVLLVEEGGALVGQCVAGFDGRWPAEAVRPEPAALRVPVGVGVIGGVAATGEPRRGRIEPGTTPPGEPHGHTYVAVPFAAPAGAGQTDGGGTEPGGTLGVLVLYDRLGVDEFDDGDLVTLRTFAGDAAVAVENVRVHEEAQRLSLTDPLTGLWNYRYLRESIRREVERASRFGRMLSVLALDLDRFKTVNDTYGHAVGDAVLVEFAHRVRAEIREVDLAFRSGGEEFVLLLPETDARGATIVAERLGAAVRDHPILAESHSGPPGGGPLRIPVTVSVGIAVYPDHAGAGQQVLDAADDALYAAKAGGRDTYRMAAAPARPATEEIPVQPGAAPPDDGLPRAGAHTGPVEHTPNGAAAGAGGGVSHAAGGGASSGPHPPRQGCGR; this is translated from the coding sequence GTGACGCTACGCGGGCGACTGACCGCAGCCTTCCTCGCGGTGGTGCTGGGTCCGGTCCTGCTCGGGGCGTTCTTCGTCGCCACCACCCTGGCCACCGTCGACCACCAGCGGTCCGCCGAACGCCTCGGCCTGGCCGCCGGGGCGGTCCGCACCTCCGTCGACGCCCTCTGCCAGCAGCTCCGGGCCGCCGCCGACGCGGTCGCGCTCAGCGGCGCCGACCCGGCCGCCCGCGCCGAGGCCGCCGCCCAGGTGGTCCGTCGGGGGCTCGCCGCCGCCGTGCTGGTCACCGACGCCACCGGCCGGTCGGTGCAGGCCACCCCGGACGCCCCGCCCCGCCCCTGGGCGGACTGCGTCGGCCCCGGGCCCACCAACGACGGGACGGTCCGGGCGCTCACCGTCGAGGTGGAGCTGCGCGACCCGACCGGCGTCGCCCTGGGCCGGGTCGCCGCGGTCCAGGCCGTCGACCCCGGGTTCGTCGCGCGGCTGGCCGCCGTCACCGGCGTCGAGGTCACCCTGCTGGCCGGTCCCGCCGGCATCGCCCAGACCACCGAGGACCCGGGGGTACGCGACGAGGTGCTGGCCGCCGTCGCCCCCGCCGGAGACGACCGGATCACCAGCGCCGGCGGCGGACGGCAGGTCCGCCGGGTCGGCCCGGCCCCCGGCCAGCCGCTGCCGTTGGTGCTCTCCGCCGGCGACGGCCCACCCCCCGGCCGGTACGCCGGACTGGTCGCCGCGGTGCTCCTCGCCGGGCTGCTCGCCGTGCTCACCGCCTGGCGGCTGGCCCGGGTCACCACCCGGCCGCTGGTGGAGCTGGCCCACGCGGCCGACCGGGTCGCCGGGGGCGACCTGACGACCCGGGTGCCGGTGCGGGCGGCCGACGAGATCGGGCGGCTGGCCGCCGCGTTCAACCGGATGACCCGGGAGACCCGGTCGTACGTGACCGCGCTGACCAGCAGCCGGGACCAGTTGCGCGGTCACCTGTCGGTGCTCGGCGACACCCTGGCCAGCACCCACGACCTGGACCGCATCCTGCGGGTCATCCTGCACAGCGCGCTCGCCGCCACCGGGGCGCAGGCCGGCGCGGTGCTGCTGGTGGAGGAGGGCGGCGCCCTGGTCGGACAATGTGTGGCCGGCTTCGACGGCCGGTGGCCGGCGGAGGCCGTCCGGCCGGAGCCGGCGGCGCTGCGGGTGCCGGTCGGCGTCGGCGTCATCGGCGGGGTGGCCGCCACCGGCGAGCCCCGGCGCGGCCGGATCGAGCCGGGGACGACGCCACCGGGCGAGCCGCACGGCCACACGTACGTCGCGGTGCCGTTCGCCGCGCCCGCCGGGGCGGGCCAGACCGACGGCGGCGGGACCGAGCCGGGCGGGACGCTGGGCGTGCTGGTCCTCTACGACCGGCTGGGCGTCGACGAGTTCGACGACGGCGACCTGGTGACCCTGCGGACGTTCGCCGGCGACGCGGCGGTCGCGGTGGAGAACGTCCGGGTGCACGAGGAGGCGCAACGGCTGTCGCTGACCGACCCGCTCACCGGCCTGTGGAACTACCGCTACCTGCGCGAGTCGATCCGGCGGGAGGTGGAACGGGCCAGCCGGTTCGGCCGGATGCTCAGCGTCCTCGCCCTCGACCTGGACAGGTTCAAGACGGTCAACGACACGTACGGGCACGCGGTCGGCGACGCGGTGCTCGTCGAGTTCGCGCACCGGGTACGCGCCGAGATCCGCGAGGTGGACCTGGCGTTCCGGTCCGGTGGGGAGGAGTTCGTGCTGCTGCTGCCGGAGACCGACGCCCGGGGCGCGACGATCGTGGCCGAACGGCTCGGCGCGGCCGTCCGGGACCATCCGATCCTCGCCGAGTCGCACTCCGGGCCGCCCGGGGGCGGCCCGCTGCGCATCCCGGTGACCGTCTCGGTGGGCATCGCCGTCTATCCCGACCACGCCGGCGCCGGGCAGCAGGTGCTGGACGCGGCCGACGACGCGTTGTACGCGGCCAAGGCGGGCGGGCGGGACACGTACCGGATGGCGGCGGCGCCGGCCCGGCCGGCGACCGAGGAGATCCCCGTGCAGCCGGGGGCGGCCCCACCGGACGACGGGCTGCCCCGGGCGGGCGCCCACACCGGTCCAGTCGAACACACGCCGAACGGGGCCGCAGCCGGGGCCGGTGGAGGCGTTTCTCACGCGGCCGGCGGCGGCGCGTCTTCCGGGCCACACCCGCCGCGACAGGGCTGTGGCCGATAG
- a CDS encoding 5-formyltetrahydrofolate cyclo-ligase: MTDFSDGAEEPRDSSGAPGDSAGSKRGRRVASLARRRALTAAERTAAATAVAGTLVDLVRRLRPRRMTGYVPVGAEPGGADLPELLRAALPPDAELLLPVLRADLDLDWAGYTGPEALVVAGRGMREPAGPRLGRAAVAGAELVVVPALAVDRRGLRLGRGGGSYDRALARLPADAWTVALLHDGELVDGLLPAEPHDRPVRAAITPTGGLRELTGA; this comes from the coding sequence GTGACAGATTTTTCTGATGGAGCGGAAGAGCCGCGTGATTCCTCCGGCGCGCCCGGGGATTCCGCCGGGTCGAAGCGCGGACGCCGGGTCGCGTCGCTCGCCCGCCGCCGGGCGCTCACCGCCGCCGAGCGGACCGCCGCCGCGACCGCCGTCGCGGGCACGCTCGTCGATCTAGTACGCCGGCTGCGGCCCCGCCGGATGACCGGGTACGTGCCGGTGGGCGCCGAGCCGGGCGGGGCCGACCTGCCGGAGCTGCTCCGGGCGGCGCTGCCGCCGGACGCGGAGCTGCTGCTGCCGGTGCTCCGGGCCGACCTGGACCTCGACTGGGCCGGGTACACCGGCCCGGAGGCGCTGGTCGTGGCCGGTCGGGGGATGCGGGAGCCGGCCGGGCCCCGGCTCGGCCGGGCGGCGGTGGCCGGGGCGGAGCTGGTGGTGGTGCCGGCGCTCGCGGTGGACCGGCGCGGGCTGCGGCTGGGGCGCGGCGGCGGCTCGTACGACCGGGCGCTGGCCCGGCTGCCCGCCGACGCCTGGACGGTCGCCCTGCTGCACGACGGGGAGCTGGTCGACGGGCTGCTGCCCGCCGAGCCGCACGACCGTCCGGTCCGCGCGGCGATCACGCCGACCGGCGGGTTGCGGGAATTGACGGGGGCTTGA